Proteins encoded together in one Anaerobaca lacustris window:
- a CDS encoding prolyl oligopeptidase family serine peptidase, translating to MNKRNTSATMIGALIVALCTGCHPRSTARRPVYPQTRKDAVVDTYHGVEVADPYRWLEDADSAETQAWVAKQNKLTERFLARTGARPRIRSRLESLMNYPRCSAPSKQGGRYFFWKNDGLQNQSVLYVHETLDDAGKVVINPNLLSADGTVAVTTAAVSWDGRKLAYGLSRGGSDEREVQIRQIDSGRDFDELLQWCRFTTIAWHPDGSGFFYSRYPDPDTVAPEDRMNYNRVYWHRIGTPQSADTLVYERPDDKELSFAPVVTEDGEHLVLYIQHGTDPRNRVYYRPIDGDSPFIRLLDEGDARYDFLGSLGPIFYFLTDRDAPKGRIVAIDTDRPEPAHWQTVVPEGDDVIDYAGWIDNHLVVVYMHHVHHQLKVFHLDGQYIRDIALPSLGTVAGLSGKQDDPEMFFTFTSFLYPSTSFRYDLGSDELSIVHRPEIDFDLAGYETKQVFCTSKDGTHVPMFLTHRKGLALDGSHPTLLYGYGGFNINIKPGFSTSTLAWLEAGGVYAQANMRGGSEYGEDWHRAGMLDKKQNVFDDFIAAAEWLIENNYTRPEKLAIRGGSNGGLLVAACMLQRPDVYGAVVCQVPVIDMLRYHKFTVGRYWIPEYGNAEASREEFDYLYAYSPLHNVEAGAGYPPILITSADTDDRVVPLHAKKFAATLQEKAAADNPILLRVETKAGHGGGKPVSKAIEEQADIYAFLFETLGMRND from the coding sequence ATGAACAAACGGAACACCTCGGCCACAATGATCGGCGCTCTGATCGTTGCCCTGTGCACGGGTTGTCACCCACGCTCGACCGCGCGCCGGCCGGTTTATCCGCAGACCCGCAAGGACGCGGTCGTTGACACTTATCATGGGGTCGAGGTCGCCGACCCCTACCGATGGCTCGAAGACGCCGATTCGGCTGAGACCCAGGCGTGGGTCGCCAAACAGAACAAACTGACCGAGCGGTTTCTCGCGCGCACCGGCGCCCGGCCACGAATCCGGTCCAGACTGGAATCGCTGATGAACTACCCGCGCTGCTCGGCGCCATCGAAACAGGGGGGACGGTACTTCTTCTGGAAGAATGACGGCCTTCAGAACCAGTCGGTCCTGTACGTTCACGAAACGCTGGACGACGCGGGAAAGGTCGTCATCAACCCGAACCTGCTCAGCGCCGACGGTACGGTGGCCGTGACAACGGCGGCGGTGAGTTGGGACGGCAGAAAGCTGGCCTACGGGCTGTCACGCGGAGGCAGCGACGAACGGGAGGTGCAGATTCGCCAGATCGACTCGGGGCGGGACTTCGACGAACTCCTGCAATGGTGCCGCTTCACGACGATCGCATGGCACCCGGACGGCAGCGGGTTCTTCTACAGCCGCTACCCGGATCCCGATACGGTCGCGCCCGAAGACCGGATGAACTACAACCGCGTCTATTGGCACCGGATCGGGACACCCCAGTCGGCCGACACACTCGTCTACGAGCGGCCCGACGACAAGGAGCTGAGCTTCGCCCCCGTTGTCACCGAGGATGGCGAGCATCTGGTCCTTTACATCCAGCACGGGACCGACCCCAGGAACCGCGTCTACTACCGGCCGATCGACGGTGACAGTCCGTTCATTCGGCTACTCGACGAGGGCGATGCACGGTACGACTTCCTCGGCAGCCTGGGCCCGATCTTCTACTTCCTGACGGACCGGGACGCCCCGAAAGGACGCATCGTGGCGATCGACACAGACCGGCCCGAGCCGGCCCACTGGCAGACCGTGGTCCCGGAAGGCGACGACGTGATTGACTACGCCGGCTGGATCGACAATCATCTCGTGGTCGTCTACATGCACCACGTGCACCACCAGCTCAAGGTCTTCCATCTCGACGGCCAATACATCCGCGACATCGCCCTGCCCAGTCTCGGGACCGTCGCGGGCCTCTCAGGCAAGCAGGACGACCCGGAGATGTTCTTCACGTTCACCTCGTTTCTCTATCCGAGCACGAGCTTCCGCTACGACCTTGGCTCGGACGAGTTGAGCATCGTTCATCGGCCCGAGATCGACTTCGACCTGGCCGGATATGAAACGAAGCAGGTCTTCTGCACCAGCAAGGACGGGACCCACGTGCCGATGTTCCTGACCCACCGAAAAGGCCTGGCGCTGGACGGCAGCCATCCGACGCTGCTCTACGGATACGGCGGGTTCAATATCAACATCAAGCCGGGGTTTTCGACCTCGACGCTCGCCTGGCTCGAAGCCGGCGGCGTCTACGCCCAGGCCAACATGCGAGGCGGCAGCGAGTACGGCGAGGACTGGCACCGGGCCGGGATGCTCGACAAAAAGCAGAACGTCTTCGATGACTTCATCGCAGCCGCCGAATGGCTCATCGAAAACAACTACACCCGGCCCGAGAAGCTGGCGATTCGCGGCGGCAGCAACGGGGGACTCCTGGTCGCCGCCTGCATGCTCCAGCGGCCCGACGTTTACGGGGCGGTCGTCTGCCAGGTCCCGGTGATCGACATGCTACGCTACCACAAATTCACGGTGGGCCGCTACTGGATCCCCGAGTACGGCAATGCCGAGGCCAGCCGGGAGGAATTCGACTATCTCTACGCCTATTCCCCCCTGCACAATGTCGAAGCCGGCGCCGGCTATCCGCCGATCCTGATCACCTCGGCCGACACCGACGACCGCGTCGTGCCGCTGCACGCCAAGAAATTCGCGGCCACCCTCCAGGAGAAGGCGGCGGCAGACAATCCTATCCTGCTGCGGGTCGAGACCAAAGCCGGACACGGCGGCGGCAAACCCGTCTCCAAGGCCATTGAGGAACAGGCCGACATCTACGCCTTCCTCTTCGAGACGCTTGGAATGCGCAACGACTGA
- a CDS encoding PQQ-binding-like beta-propeller repeat protein: MGRLVMQKTWLFLAMGLFAVCPATTDGAGGSEWLVSTNLLGPAKLAPVWQTTLPVRQGERLEMVKVLADRLYVRTAENYVWSLDRRTGDIVFSRSIAPAGFPIFGWTAYDDRLITVIDNQVVELDANAGTRRRVSNLNLSIIAPPVRNSELFYVSAADRRLHLFRAEDMVKMRMASADNDSQITSVLAGEDMVVFGTDAGNLVAMATDAPRKLWQFDAPGAMAGPVVRSGSSFFFASKDTCVYRVDASEAGGSSMAWRYQTEAILDREPRVTAAVVYQSAPGRGVTAIGRRSGKALWTLAEGVDLLAEAGNRAYVFTKFNTLVVMDNASGNQVLWVNCADVSYYATNTNDARIYLADQGGRVLCMEPIR; this comes from the coding sequence ATGGGAAGACTGGTGATGCAGAAGACGTGGCTGTTCCTGGCGATGGGGTTGTTCGCGGTTTGCCCTGCGACGACGGACGGCGCCGGGGGCTCTGAATGGCTCGTGTCGACCAACCTTCTGGGGCCTGCGAAGCTGGCTCCGGTCTGGCAGACGACCCTCCCGGTGCGGCAGGGTGAGCGGCTCGAAATGGTGAAGGTCCTCGCGGATCGGTTGTATGTGCGAACGGCCGAGAACTACGTCTGGTCGCTCGATCGCCGTACGGGCGACATTGTGTTCAGTCGCTCGATCGCGCCGGCCGGTTTTCCCATCTTCGGATGGACCGCATACGACGACCGGCTGATTACGGTGATCGACAACCAGGTCGTGGAGTTGGATGCCAACGCCGGGACTCGAAGAAGAGTCAGCAATCTGAACCTGAGCATCATCGCGCCGCCGGTGAGGAACAGCGAGTTGTTCTACGTCAGCGCCGCCGACCGGCGTCTCCATCTGTTCCGAGCGGAAGACATGGTCAAGATGCGCATGGCCTCGGCCGACAACGATTCGCAGATCACCTCGGTCCTGGCCGGTGAGGACATGGTCGTGTTCGGCACGGATGCAGGCAATCTGGTTGCGATGGCGACCGATGCGCCGAGGAAGCTGTGGCAGTTCGATGCGCCCGGCGCCATGGCCGGTCCGGTCGTTCGCAGCGGCAGTTCGTTCTTCTTTGCCAGTAAGGACACCTGTGTCTATCGCGTCGATGCAAGCGAGGCAGGAGGAAGTTCGATGGCTTGGCGATATCAGACCGAGGCCATCCTGGACCGCGAACCTCGGGTGACGGCGGCTGTCGTCTATCAATCCGCGCCCGGTCGCGGCGTCACGGCTATCGGCCGGCGGTCGGGCAAGGCCCTGTGGACTCTTGCCGAGGGCGTCGATCTGCTGGCGGAGGCCGGCAACAGGGCATACGTTTTCACGAAGTTCAACACCCTAGTCGTCATGGACAACGCATCGGGCAACCAGGTCCTCTGGGTCAACTGCGCCGATGTGTCCTACTATGCCACCAACACGAACGATGCGAGAATCTATCTGGCCGATCAGGGTGGACGGGTCCTTTGCATGGAACCGATTCGATAG
- the purH gene encoding bifunctional phosphoribosylaminoimidazolecarboxamide formyltransferase/IMP cyclohydrolase has protein sequence MDVTVKTALISVSDKTGVVDFAKALAQMGVRIISTGGTAAKLSGAGVEVVSIDAVTGFPEMMDGRVKTLHPRIHGALLGLRDKSQHVEAMTEHGIEPIDLVCVNLYPFEATVARADCTFEDAIENIDIGGPSMIRSASKNHKFVAVVTDPGQYAQVIEQMRNNNGALSASLRSDLARAAFALTAAYDAAIARYLNAKAGVEFPNRISIALTQETVLRYGENPHQSAALYKLPTSGEPSVCNGRLLEGGTEISFNNLLDANAAFELVKEFDDPAAVVVKHLNPCGCAIDDDINIAYRKAYEGDVVSAFGGIIAVNRNVDVELAQTIMESYGRFGKALGASGFFAEVIISPRFEEDAVEIIRTLKTWGSRVRLIETGPIDRTKLDTSEFDVRCIIGGLLLQKRDLVGWEPEVVTCPTQTKPTPEQLEDLRMAWLVAKHTKSNTIILAKNKRILGVGAGQMNRVESGLLAMKQAGEEARGAVMASDAFFPFPDNVENAAEAGIAAIVQPGGSKKDPEVIAAADAHGIAMIFTGKRHFKH, from the coding sequence ATGGACGTCACAGTCAAGACCGCGTTGATCAGCGTTTCCGACAAGACGGGGGTGGTCGATTTCGCCAAGGCCCTGGCGCAGATGGGCGTCAGGATCATCAGCACGGGCGGCACCGCCGCCAAGCTGTCCGGGGCCGGCGTCGAAGTCGTGAGCATCGACGCGGTGACCGGGTTCCCCGAGATGATGGACGGCCGGGTCAAGACCCTTCACCCCAGGATCCACGGCGCGCTGCTCGGCCTGCGCGACAAGAGCCAACACGTCGAGGCCATGACCGAGCATGGGATCGAGCCGATCGACCTGGTCTGCGTCAATCTCTATCCGTTCGAGGCGACGGTGGCCCGGGCCGACTGCACGTTCGAAGACGCGATCGAAAACATCGACATCGGCGGACCCAGCATGATCCGTTCGGCGTCCAAAAACCACAAATTCGTTGCCGTTGTCACCGACCCCGGCCAGTACGCCCAGGTCATCGAACAGATGCGAAACAACAACGGCGCCCTCAGCGCCAGTCTGCGAAGCGACCTGGCCCGGGCGGCGTTCGCTCTGACGGCCGCCTATGATGCGGCGATCGCCCGATACCTCAACGCCAAGGCGGGGGTCGAGTTCCCCAATCGGATCTCGATCGCCCTGACGCAGGAGACGGTCCTTCGCTACGGCGAGAACCCGCACCAGAGCGCTGCGTTGTACAAGCTGCCGACCAGCGGCGAGCCTTCGGTCTGCAACGGCAGGCTTCTGGAGGGCGGCACGGAAATCAGCTTCAACAATCTGCTCGATGCCAACGCGGCCTTCGAGCTGGTCAAGGAATTCGACGACCCGGCGGCGGTGGTCGTCAAGCATCTGAATCCGTGCGGGTGCGCCATCGACGACGACATCAACATCGCCTACCGCAAGGCTTACGAAGGCGACGTCGTCAGCGCGTTCGGCGGGATCATCGCGGTCAATCGCAACGTCGATGTCGAACTGGCCCAGACAATCATGGAATCCTACGGTCGGTTTGGCAAGGCTCTCGGCGCCAGCGGTTTCTTTGCCGAGGTCATCATCTCGCCGCGATTCGAGGAAGACGCGGTCGAGATCATCCGCACGCTGAAGACCTGGGGCAGCCGCGTCCGCCTGATCGAGACCGGGCCGATCGACCGCACGAAACTCGATACGTCCGAGTTCGACGTGCGCTGCATCATCGGCGGTCTGCTGCTCCAGAAACGCGATCTGGTCGGCTGGGAGCCCGAGGTCGTGACGTGCCCCACCCAGACCAAACCCACGCCCGAGCAACTCGAAGACCTGCGGATGGCTTGGCTCGTGGCCAAGCACACCAAGAGCAACACAATCATCCTCGCCAAGAACAAGCGCATCCTCGGAGTCGGCGCCGGGCAGATGAATCGCGTCGAGTCGGGATTGCTGGCGATGAAACAGGCCGGGGAAGAGGCCCGCGGCGCCGTGATGGCGTCTGATGCCTTCTTCCCGTTCCCCGACAACGTGGAGAACGCGGCAGAGGCGGGCATCGCCGCCATCGTCCAGCCCGGTGGGTCGAAGAAGGACCCCGAGGTCATCGCCGCCGCCGACGCCCACGGCATCGCCATGATCTTCACCGGAAAACGCCACTTCAAACACTGA
- a CDS encoding OsmC family protein → MATQQTISKVNGIDLDVLQETVSAIEKNPGLGKCKFRASNKWINGSHNRTRITSFYGAGQEMEHRQPFDLYADEPPVLAGDDEAPNPVEHLLNALAGCVTTSMVAHAAVRGIHIEELESQLEGDLDLRGFLGLSNDVPRGYTNIRVRFKVKADAENTERLKRLTEYSPVLNTITHGARVDVTVEPK, encoded by the coding sequence ATGGCTACCCAACAGACAATCAGCAAAGTCAACGGAATCGATCTGGATGTCCTTCAGGAGACGGTCAGCGCAATCGAGAAGAATCCGGGATTGGGCAAGTGCAAATTCCGGGCGAGCAACAAGTGGATCAACGGCAGCCACAATCGAACGCGGATCACGAGCTTCTATGGGGCCGGACAGGAGATGGAGCACCGACAGCCGTTCGATCTCTATGCCGACGAGCCGCCCGTGCTGGCGGGCGACGACGAGGCGCCGAACCCGGTCGAGCACCTGCTCAATGCCTTGGCCGGCTGCGTGACGACGAGCATGGTGGCGCACGCCGCCGTGCGCGGCATTCACATCGAGGAGCTGGAATCCCAGTTGGAGGGCGACCTCGATCTGAGAGGCTTCCTCGGCTTGTCGAACGACGTTCCCAGAGGCTACACGAACATTCGCGTCAGGTTCAAAGTCAAGGCCGATGCCGAGAACACCGAACGACTCAAGAGACTGACCGAGTATTCGCCCGTGCTCAACACCATCACGCACGGCGCGAGGGTCGATGTCACCGTCGAACCCAAGTAG
- a CDS encoding FAD-binding oxidoreductase, translating into MAASAVQTIFNGTVTLEESTVAELGASLRGELIELCDAAYDEARTLYNAMIDKHPALIARCRDVADVMAAVDFARDNDVLLAVRGGGHSGPGLALCDGGLVIDLSLMRGIRVDPSHRTVRVEPGCRWGDVDHATHPFGLAVPSGAISTTGVPGLTLGGGHGYLTRKYGLTIDNLLEADVVLADGRFVTAGPRENEDLFWAIRGGGGNFGVVTSFLFRAHPVDTVYAGVTLWPLDEAPDVMKWYRHFSTKVPVDLYGFFAFLTVPPGPPFPENLHLKKMCGVVWCYIGPVDQVGQVFAPVRESARPAFEQLGPVPFPQVQSQFDALYPPGYQWYWKGDFVNELGDEAVELHLKHAAALPTPFSTMHLYPIDGAVHEVAPDATAWSYRDATWSMVIVGVDPDPANRQKITTWARDYWEALHPYSAGGAYTNFMMDEGAERVRATYRDNYERLVDVKTKYDPTNLFRVNQNIRPRT; encoded by the coding sequence ATGGCCGCTTCGGCCGTTCAGACCATCTTCAACGGCACGGTGACTCTGGAAGAGAGCACCGTCGCCGAGTTGGGCGCATCGCTTCGAGGTGAGCTGATCGAGCTGTGCGATGCGGCGTACGACGAAGCCCGGACCCTCTACAACGCGATGATCGACAAGCATCCGGCCCTGATCGCCCGATGCCGCGATGTCGCCGATGTGATGGCGGCTGTAGACTTCGCCAGGGACAACGACGTGCTCCTGGCTGTCCGGGGCGGCGGGCACAGCGGGCCGGGGCTGGCCCTGTGCGACGGTGGGCTGGTGATCGATCTGAGTCTCATGAGAGGGATTCGCGTGGACCCGTCGCATCGCACCGTTCGCGTCGAGCCGGGCTGCCGCTGGGGCGACGTGGATCACGCCACGCATCCGTTCGGTCTGGCCGTGCCGAGCGGAGCTATATCCACCACGGGCGTCCCCGGGCTGACGCTGGGCGGCGGGCATGGCTATCTGACTCGGAAATATGGCTTGACCATAGACAACCTGCTTGAAGCCGATGTCGTGCTGGCGGATGGGCGGTTCGTCACGGCCGGCCCACGTGAAAACGAAGACCTCTTCTGGGCCATACGAGGTGGCGGCGGCAACTTCGGCGTCGTCACCTCCTTCCTGTTCCGGGCCCATCCCGTCGACACAGTCTACGCCGGCGTAACGCTTTGGCCCTTGGATGAGGCGCCAGATGTCATGAAGTGGTATCGGCATTTCAGCACAAAGGTCCCCGTGGACCTCTACGGTTTCTTCGCCTTTTTGACCGTGCCGCCGGGCCCGCCGTTTCCTGAGAATCTTCATCTCAAAAAAATGTGCGGCGTGGTCTGGTGTTACATCGGCCCGGTGGACCAGGTCGGTCAGGTGTTCGCTCCTGTCCGGGAGTCTGCCCGTCCGGCCTTTGAACAGCTCGGACCCGTGCCCTTTCCGCAGGTCCAGAGCCAGTTCGACGCGCTCTATCCGCCGGGGTACCAGTGGTACTGGAAGGGCGACTTTGTCAATGAACTTGGCGATGAGGCCGTCGAACTGCATCTCAAACATGCGGCTGCACTTCCGACGCCGTTTTCCACCATGCATCTCTATCCAATCGACGGCGCCGTGCACGAGGTGGCTCCCGATGCCACCGCATGGAGCTACCGGGACGCGACCTGGTCGATGGTGATCGTCGGCGTCGACCCCGACCCGGCAAACCGCCAGAAGATCACGACCTGGGCCAGGGACTACTGGGAGGCCCTGCATCCCTATTCGGCCGGGGGTGCGTACACGAACTTCATGATGGACGAGGGCGCCGAACGGGTCAGGGCAACGTATCGTGACAACTACGAACGGTTGGTGGACGTCAAGACAAAGTACGATCCGACGAACCTCTTCCGCGTGAACCAGAATATCAGACCCAGGACCTGA
- a CDS encoding FAD-binding oxidoreductase produces the protein MAAVQLSAQRAHTAVSKEAVAELRAAIHGQVLVPGGDGYEEARKIWNGMIDKRPALIARCTGTADVIAAVDFAREHGVPLSVRGGGHNVAGKALCDDGLVVDLSLMRAVHVDPDVRVVRAQGGATLGDIDRETQAFGLVVPLGAVSQTGVAGLCLHGGMGWLTRKHGLTLDNLVAVDVVTADGRLRRASKTENADLFWAVRGGGGNFGVVTSFEFRAHSISPQVWFLCAMYPMSQAKRIVQFVERFMRQAPEELAVLASLWSAPNDESIPPEHRGEPVIVLLGCYSGPFEKGERAIQPLRELGEPVADLSGPMPFAQVQCSLDADYPDGRLYYWKSVYLPELDEQIIDVLVDAARRRPSPLTSIDIWFLAGAATRIRPDATAYARRDVPYAIGIESNWTDPAESDANVAWARELFDALQPFSRGTYLNFPGFMEDTEKLLHGAYGANYKRLQAIKAEYDPDNLFKGALNIPPKA, from the coding sequence ATGGCAGCAGTACAACTCAGCGCTCAGAGAGCGCATACGGCAGTGTCCAAGGAGGCGGTGGCAGAACTCCGAGCGGCCATACACGGGCAGGTTCTTGTTCCGGGCGGCGACGGGTATGAGGAGGCCCGCAAGATCTGGAACGGCATGATCGACAAGCGACCGGCGCTGATTGCACGGTGTACGGGCACGGCCGATGTCATCGCCGCCGTGGACTTCGCGCGCGAGCATGGCGTGCCCCTGTCGGTTCGGGGCGGAGGCCACAACGTGGCGGGCAAGGCGCTGTGTGACGACGGCCTGGTTGTCGATCTATCGCTGATGCGAGCGGTTCACGTCGATCCCGATGTGCGCGTGGTGCGCGCCCAGGGCGGCGCGACGCTTGGCGACATCGACCGCGAAACGCAGGCGTTCGGCCTGGTTGTGCCGCTTGGGGCGGTCTCGCAGACCGGGGTGGCCGGATTGTGTCTTCACGGCGGGATGGGCTGGCTGACGCGTAAGCACGGTCTGACGCTGGACAATCTGGTCGCCGTCGATGTCGTCACGGCCGACGGCCGATTGCGGCGAGCCAGCAAGACCGAGAACGCCGACCTGTTCTGGGCCGTCCGAGGAGGGGGCGGCAACTTCGGCGTCGTCACTTCGTTCGAGTTCCGCGCTCACTCCATCAGTCCGCAGGTGTGGTTCCTCTGCGCGATGTACCCGATGTCGCAGGCGAAGCGCATCGTGCAATTCGTCGAACGGTTCATGCGGCAAGCGCCGGAGGAGTTGGCCGTGCTGGCGTCGCTCTGGAGCGCGCCGAACGACGAGTCCATCCCGCCGGAGCACCGGGGCGAGCCGGTGATCGTTCTGCTCGGCTGCTACAGCGGGCCTTTCGAGAAGGGCGAGCGGGCCATTCAGCCGCTGCGCGAACTCGGCGAACCGGTGGCCGACCTCAGCGGTCCGATGCCGTTCGCCCAGGTCCAGTGCTCTCTCGATGCGGACTACCCCGATGGCAGGCTATACTACTGGAAGTCCGTCTACCTGCCCGAACTGGACGAACAGATCATCGATGTGCTGGTCGATGCGGCCCGGCGACGGCCCTCGCCGTTGACGTCGATCGACATCTGGTTCCTGGCCGGTGCGGCGACGCGCATCCGGCCCGACGCCACTGCCTATGCTCGCCGGGATGTCCCATATGCCATTGGAATCGAATCGAACTGGACCGACCCCGCCGAGTCGGACGCCAATGTGGCCTGGGCCAGAGAGCTGTTCGACGCGCTCCAGCCGTTCTCGCGGGGTACGTATCTGAACTTCCCCGGCTTCATGGAGGACACCGAGAAGCTCCTCCACGGCGCTTACGGGGCCAATTACAAGCGACTCCAGGCGATCAAGGCCGAATACGATCCGGACAACCTTTTCAAAGGGGCCCTGAACATCCCGCCCAAGGCCTGA
- a CDS encoding DNA alkylation repair protein gives MSSRTAQEVVAQLRSLGDPKAVEGAARFGINVPDILGVSAPALRKLAKEIGTDHRLAAQLWRTGIHDARGLAALIDDPALVTPSQMERWAKDFNSWAVCDAACGCLFDKTPYAWDKAVEWSRRDAEYVKRAGFVLMACLAVHDKKAPDERFEAFLPLIVEQAGDDRNFVKKAVNWALRQIGKRNLRLNERAIQTAHEVRALGTRSARWIAADALRELTGDKVQGRL, from the coding sequence ATGTCGAGCAGAACGGCCCAAGAGGTGGTCGCACAGTTGAGGTCGCTGGGCGACCCGAAGGCGGTCGAAGGAGCGGCCCGCTTCGGGATCAATGTCCCTGACATCCTCGGTGTCTCGGCGCCTGCGTTGCGGAAGCTCGCGAAGGAAATCGGCACCGACCATCGGCTCGCGGCGCAGTTATGGCGGACGGGCATTCACGACGCCCGCGGCCTGGCGGCGCTGATCGACGATCCGGCACTGGTCACGCCGAGCCAGATGGAACGCTGGGCCAAAGACTTCAATTCATGGGCGGTCTGCGACGCCGCCTGCGGCTGCCTGTTCGACAAGACCCCGTATGCCTGGGACAAAGCCGTCGAGTGGAGCCGGCGCGACGCTGAGTACGTCAAGCGAGCGGGCTTCGTCCTGATGGCGTGCCTGGCGGTTCACGACAAGAAGGCGCCGGACGAACGGTTCGAGGCGTTTCTGCCGTTGATCGTCGAACAGGCCGGCGACGATCGCAACTTCGTCAAGAAGGCGGTCAACTGGGCGCTTCGCCAGATCGGCAAGCGCAACCTTCGCTTGAACGAGCGGGCGATTCAAACGGCCCACGAGGTCCGGGCGCTCGGCACGCGAAGCGCCCGATGGATCGCCGCCGACGCCCTGCGCGAGCTGACCGGCGACAAGGTCCAGGGCCGCCTCTGA
- a CDS encoding superoxide dismutase: MMKSEPSRREVVKAGSLGLLSTGAVGSTVLGLAASSGTAADAMAGAYGGNVYTLPPLPYGYDALEPLYDERTLTIHHTKHHAGYVNGLNSTLAKLEAARASSDYSAIKALSRDLAFNGSGHVLHTLFWHSMSPDKPAIPDGLRQAMTRSFGSVDAAQKQFAAATKAAEASGWGVLAYEPIADKLLILQAEKHQNLAFTDTVALLVCDVWEHAYYLKYANERGTWVDNFMKMANWPFAAQRLEAARKAVAKA, encoded by the coding sequence ATGATGAAATCGGAACCGTCGCGAAGAGAGGTCGTCAAAGCCGGATCGCTCGGATTGCTCAGCACCGGCGCTGTGGGGAGCACCGTTCTGGGTCTTGCCGCTTCATCCGGAACTGCTGCCGATGCGATGGCCGGGGCCTACGGCGGCAATGTCTACACGCTGCCCCCACTACCTTACGGGTATGATGCGCTGGAGCCGCTGTACGACGAGCGGACACTGACGATCCACCATACCAAGCACCACGCCGGGTATGTCAACGGGCTCAACAGCACGCTGGCGAAGCTGGAGGCGGCCCGCGCCTCCAGCGATTACAGTGCGATCAAGGCGCTGAGCCGCGATCTGGCCTTCAACGGCAGCGGCCACGTGCTGCACACACTGTTCTGGCACTCGATGAGCCCCGACAAGCCCGCGATTCCCGACGGTCTCCGTCAGGCCATGACCAGGAGCTTCGGCTCGGTCGATGCCGCCCAGAAGCAGTTTGCCGCCGCGACGAAGGCCGCCGAGGCCAGCGGATGGGGCGTGCTGGCCTATGAGCCCATCGCCGACAAGCTGCTGATCCTTCAGGCGGAGAAGCATCAGAACCTCGCCTTCACCGACACGGTCGCCCTGCTGGTCTGCGACGTGTGGGAGCACGCCTACTACCTCAAATACGCCAACGAGCGCGGCACGTGGGTGGACAACTTCATGAAGATGGCGAACTGGCCTTTCGCCGCCCAGCGTCTGGAAGCCGCCCGCAAGGCCGTGGCGAAGGCATAG
- a CDS encoding RNA polymerase sigma factor — translation MAKMTAEQALVERFRRGDDSAFDGIVQRHAADVAALANRLLGWPQDVDDVVQDVFLAGFTGLRRFRGDCGLRTWLFTITVNMCRRRQRRRVFRIRTVAIDEGSPDLYAEENAERAAMDSEIFARVRRAVRALPPKYREVVVLRYLQGLETSEMCGLLGISANAMQVRLTRAKQQLRESLGEWIEEKT, via the coding sequence ATGGCGAAGATGACTGCGGAGCAGGCCCTGGTCGAGCGTTTCCGCCGGGGAGACGATTCCGCTTTTGACGGAATCGTGCAGAGGCATGCGGCCGACGTTGCCGCGCTGGCCAATCGTCTGCTCGGATGGCCCCAGGACGTCGATGACGTCGTGCAGGATGTCTTTCTGGCGGGCTTCACGGGCCTGCGGAGGTTCCGGGGCGATTGCGGGCTGCGGACGTGGCTCTTTACCATCACAGTCAACATGTGCCGACGGAGGCAGCGCCGGCGGGTCTTTCGCATCCGCACGGTCGCAATCGACGAGGGTAGTCCCGATTTGTATGCCGAGGAGAACGCGGAGCGAGCAGCGATGGACAGCGAGATCTTCGCGCGGGTCCGCCGGGCGGTGCGGGCCCTGCCGCCGAAGTACCGCGAGGTCGTGGTCTTGCGATACCTCCAAGGCCTCGAAACCTCCGAGATGTGCGGGCTTCTTGGAATCAGCGCCAACGCCATGCAGGTGCGACTGACTCGGGCCAAGCAACAACTGAGAGAAAGCCTGGGCGAATGGATCGAGGAGAAGACGTGA